Below is a window of Hydrogenimonas sp. SS33 DNA.
AAGGCTGTATAGATGAAAACCCTCGCCCCCATTTTCGACGCCATCGAGCGCTCCGCCCACCGTATCCGGGAAGCGATCACCAACGAGGACCTCTGCTACGGCGACAGTTGCAACGCCACCGGCGACATGCAGCTCAAACTCGACATCCAAAGCGACCTGATCATCGCAGAAGAGTTCAGCAAGATCACCGCCATCAAGGAGATCGCCAGCGAAGAGAAGGAGGAGGCCCAGACGCTCCACGCCAAAGGGCGCTACTGCATCGCCTACGACCCGCTGGACGGTTCGAGCCTGATCGACGTGGACCTGAGCGTGGGGACCATCTACGGCATCTACGAAGGGGCCTTCCAGGCGCAGAACATGATCGCCGCCGTCTATGTGGTCCACGGGCCGCGCCTTGAGATGGTCACCGCCTACAAAGGGGGCATTCGCCACTACATC
It encodes the following:
- a CDS encoding class 1 fructose-bisphosphatase, with the translated sequence MKTLAPIFDAIERSAHRIREAITNEDLCYGDSCNATGDMQLKLDIQSDLIIAEEFSKITAIKEIASEEKEEAQTLHAKGRYCIAYDPLDGSSLIDVDLSVGTIYGIYEGAFQAQNMIAAVYVVHGPRLEMVTAYKGGIRHYIFRHGRFQEQKIIQLGEKGKLNAPGGTQQYWPAHHKRLIDGLFAEGYRLRYSGGMVPDLHQILLKGGGLFSYPGTTDKPQGKLRKLFEVFPFAFVYETAGGEAIDDKGRRLLELPCDDPHETTPCFFGSRYEIAKVREAYGV